The following proteins are co-located in the Castor canadensis chromosome 5, mCasCan1.hap1v2, whole genome shotgun sequence genome:
- the Son gene encoding protein SON isoform X3 — translation MAADIEQVFRSFVVSKFREIQQELSSGRSEGQLNGETNTPIEGNQAGDAAASARSLPNEEIVQKIEEVLSGVLDTELRYKPDLKEASRKSRCVSVQTDPTDEIPTKKSKKHKKHKNKKKKKKKEKEKKYKRQPEESESKLKSHHDGNVDLESDSFLKFDSEPSAMALEHPVRAFGLSETSESPAVMLEPPVVSMEVSEPHILETLKPATKTAELSVGSTSIISEQSEQSVSVMLEPSVTKILDSFATASVPPTTVVLKTSEPVVTMSVEYQMKTAMKSLESTSPEPAKIMVEPPIAKVLEPSETLVIAETPTEVLPEPSTSTTMDFPESSATDVLRLPEQPVEVPSEIADSSMTRLQESLELSKTTTMEPLESSVASALELPGPPATSMLELQGPPVTPVLELPGPSATPVPELSGPLSAPVPELPGPPATAVPELPGPSVTTVPQLSQELPGPPAPSMGLEPPQEVPEPPVMAQELPGLPAVPAAVELPGQPAVTVAMELTEQPVTATEFEQPVGMTTVEHPGHPEVTTATGLLGQPEATMVLELPGQPVATTALELPGQPSVTGVPELSGLSSATRALELSGQSVATGALELPGQLMATGALEFSGQSGAAGALELLGQPLATGVLELPGQPGAPELPGQPVATVALEISVQSVVTTSELSTMTVSQSLEVPSTTALESYNTVAQELPTTLVGETSVTVGVDPLMAQESHMLASNTMETHMLASNTMDSQMLASNAMDSQMLASNAMDSQMLASSTMDSQMLATSSMDSQMLATSSMDSQMLATSTMDSQMLATSSMDSQMLATSSMDSQMLATSSMDSQMLATSSMDSQMLATSTMDSQMLATSSMDSQMLASGTMDSQMLASGTMDAQMLASGTMDAQMLASSTQDSAMLGSKSPDPYRLAQDPYRLAQDPYRLGHDPYRLGHDAYRLGQDPYRLGHDPYRLTPDPYRMSPRPYRIAPRSYRIAPRPYRLAPRPLMLASRRSMMMSYAAERSMMSSYERSMMSYERSMMSPMAERSMMSAYERSMMSAYERSMMSPMAERSMMSAYERSMMSAYERSMMSPMADRSMMSMGADRSMMSSYSAADRSMMSSYSAADRSMMSSYTDRSMMSMAADSYTDSYTDTYTEAYMVPPLPPEEPPTMPPLPPEEPPMTPPLPPEEPPEGPALSTEQTALTGENTWPTEVSALPPEESVSQPTVSQSEISEPSAVPANYSVSALEPSVLASESAVTVPEPPREPESSVTSTPVESTILAENEIIPERPMTCMLSETSVSTEPTMLTSEPPIMSETTETFDSMRAPGHVASGVSVSLLGPAVTIPEPTESILELPTMAVPEPPAMADLEPPAVAGPEPSAVAVPEPPAVAEPEHVIIPVSVSALEPTVPVMEPAVSVLQPAVVVSEPSVAIQESTVTISEPAVTVPEPTQMIPAEMALEPAPMMVESSIISSYVTKRMNLPSGEQNLTPDVGMQEIPPYSGDQPHAEGHLKCDSYESERGVNTDLTINNHLIAKEVEHNIVSAVSTGLVVETSEEKILPINETKQCTVLDTCPGISEADVGGTLSSTGPFALESDVMGTSKGIEFATECAVSSVNNYDVEVSLTTQDTEHDMVISTSPSGGSEADIEGPLPAKDIHLDLPLDNLGKDTEEPLSVKDSDQTFEIALSPKESSGEDKEAHLPTKEMMSDSGFSASIDEINEADLVRPLLPKDMERLTNLRAGIEGPLLASEAERDKLAASPVVVSVPERASESSSEEKDDYEIFVKVKDTHEKSKKNKNRDKGEKEKKRDSSLRSRSKRSKSSEHKSRKRTSESRSRARKRSSKSKSHRSQTRSRSRSRRRRRSSRSRSKSRGRRSVSKEKRKRSPKHRSKSRERKRKRSSSRDNRKTTRARSRTPSRRSRSHTPSRRRRSRSVGRRRSFSISPSRRSRTPSRRSRTPSRRSRTPSRRSRTPSRRSRTPSRRSRTPSRRRRSRSVVRRRSFSISPVRLRRSRTPLRRRFSRSPIRRKRSRSSERGRSPKRLTDLDKAQLLEIAKANAAAMCAKAGVPLPPNLKPAPPPTIEEKVAKKSGGATIEELTEKCKQIAQSKEDDDVIVNKPHVSDEEEEEPPFYHHPFKLSEPKPIFFNLNIAAAKPTPPKSQVTLTKEFPVSSGSQHRKKEADSVYGEWVPVEKNGEENKDDDNVFSSNLPSEPVDISTAMSERALAQKRLSENAFDLEAMSMLNRAQERIDAWAQLNSIPGQFTGSTGVQVLTQEQLANTGAQAWIKKGQILVAVFLPRSVPAVLFTTLLLPRPRISS, via the exons ATGGCGGCCGACATCGAGCAGGTTTTTAGGTCTTTCGTGGTCAGTAAATTCCGGGAAATCCAACAGGAGCTTTCCAG TGGAAGGAGTGAAGGCCAGCTGAATGGTgaaacaaatacacctattgAAGGAAACCAGGCAGGTGATGCAGCTGCCTCTGCCAGGAGCCTACCAAATGAAGAAATAGTGCAGAAGATAGAGGAAGTACTTTCTGGGGTCTTAGATACAGAACTACGATATAAGCCAG ACTtgaaagaggcctccaggaaaAGTAGATGTGTATCTGTACAAACAGATCCTACTGATGAAATTCCCACCAAAAAATCAAAGAAGcataaaaagcacaaaaacaaaaagaagaaaaagaagaaagaaaaggaaaaaaaatataaaagacaacCAGAAGAATCTGAGTCAAAGCTGAAATCTCATCATGATGGGAACGTAGATCTAGAATCtgattcctttttaaagtttgattCTGAACCTTCAGCGATGGCACTGGAACATCCTGTAAGAGCATTTGGCCTATCTGAGACCAGTGAATCCCCTGCAGTTATGCTAGAACCTCCAGTAGTATCAATGGAGGTATCAGAGCCACACATCTTAGAAACTCTGAAGCCAGCTACAAAAACTGCAGAACTGTCGGTTGGATCTACATCAATAATCTCAGAGCAGTCAGAGCAATCTGTGTCAGTAATGCTGGAACCATCTGTGACAAAGATTCTGGATTCCTTTGCAACAGCATCAGTGCCTCCTACAACAGTAGTGCTGAAGACATCTGAGCCAGTTGTAACAATGTCAGTAGAGTATCAGATGAAGACTGCAATGAAATCTTTGGAGAGCACCTCTCCAGAGCCAGCAAAGATCATGGTAGAGCCTCCCATAGCGAAAGTACTAGAGCCATCAGAAACCCTTGTGATAGCAGAGACACCTACTGAGGTGCTCCCTGAACCAAGCACATCAACAACAATGGATTTTCCAGAGTCATCTGCAACTGACGTGCTAAGATTGCCAGAGCAGCCTGTAGAAGTACCATCGGAGATTGCAGATTCATCTATGACAAGACTGCAGGAGTCGCTGGAGCTGTCTAAGACCACAACGATGGAGCCGCTGGAGTCGTCGGTGGCCTCGGCGCTGGAGTTGCCGGGGCCACCTGCAACCTCCATGCTGGAGTTGCAGGGGCCCCCTGTGACTCCAGTGCTGGAGTTACCTGGGCCCTCTGCTACCCCAGTGCCAGAGTTGTCAGGGCCCCTTTCTGCCCCAGTGCCTGAATTGCCAGGGCCCCCTGCGACAGCCGTGCCTGAGTTGCCGGGGCCCTCTGTGACAACAGTGCCACAGTTGTCGCAGGAATTGCCAGGGCCTCCAGCACCATCCATGGGGTTGGAGCCACCACAGGAGGTACCAGAGCCACCTGTGATGGCACAGGAGTTGCCAGGGCTGCCTGCAGTGCCAGCAGCAGTAGAGTTGCCAGGGCAGCCTGCGGTAACAGTAGCAATGGAGTTGACCGAACAACCTGTGACGGCGACAGAGTTCGAGCAGCCTGTGGGAATGACAACGGTGGAACATCCCGGGCATCCTGAGGTGACAACGGCTACAGGGTTGCTGGGGCAGCCTGAGGCAACAATGGTGCTGGAGTTGCCAGGACAGCCAGTGGCAACAACAGCGCTGGAGTTGCCTGGGCAGCCTTCGGTGACTGGAGTGCCAGAGTTGTCAGGCCTGTCTTCGGCAACTAGGGCACTGGAGTTGTCGGGGCAGTCTGTGGCAACTGGGGCACTAGAGTTGCCTGGGCAGCTCATGGCAACTGGGGCACTGGAGTTCTCAGGGCAGTCTGGGGCAGCAGGAGCACTGGAGCTTTTGGGGCAGCCTCTGGCAACAGGGGTGCTGGAGTTGCCAGGGCAGCCTGGGGCGCCAGAGTTGCCTGGGCAACCTGTGGCAACTGTGGCGCTGGAGATCTCTGTTCAGTCTGTGGTGACAACATCGGAGCTGTCAACGATGACCGTGTCGCAGTCCCTGGAGGTGCCCTCGACGACAGCGCTGGAATCCTATAATACGGTAGCACAGGAGCTGCCTACTACATTAGTGGGGGAGACTTCTGTAACAGTAGGAGTGGATCCCTTGATGGCCCAAGAATCCCATATGTTAGCTTCTAACACCATGGAAACCCATATGTTAGCATCCAACACTATGGATTCCCAGATGCTAGCGTCCAACGCCATGGATTCCCAGATGCTAGCGTCCAACGCCATGGATTCCCAGATGCTAGCCTCTAGTACCATGGACTCCCAGATGTTAGCAACTAGCTCCATGGACTCCCAGATGTTAGCAACTAGCTCCATGGACTCCCAGATGTTAGCAACTAGCACTATGGACTCCCAGATGTTAGCAACCAGCTCCATGGACTCTCAGATGTTAGCAACCAGCTCCATGGACTCTCAGATGTTAGCAACCAGCTCCATGGACTCCCAGATGTTAGCAACCAGCTCCATGGACTCCCAGATGTTAGCAACCAGCACCATGGACTCTCAGATGTTAGCAACTAGCTCTATGGATTCTCAGATGTTAGCATCTGGCACCATGGATTCTCAGATGTTAGCTTCTGGTACCATGGATGCTCAGATGTTAGCGTCAGGTACCATGGATGCCCAGATGTTAGCGTCTAGCACCCAAGATTCTGCTATGTTGGGTTCAAAATCTCCTGATCCCTATAGGTTAGCTCAGGATCCTTACAGGTTAGCTCAGGATCCCTATAGGTTGGGCCATGACCCGTACAGATTAGGTCATGATGCCTATAGGTTAGGACAGGACCCCTATAGATTAGGCCATGATCCTTACAGACTAACTCCTGATCCTTACAGGATGTCACCTAGACCCTATAGAATAGCTCCCAGGTCCTATAGAATAGCACCTAGGCCATATAGGTTAGCACCTAGGCCCTTGATGTTAGCATCTAGACGTTCTATGATGATGTCCTATGCTGCAGAACGTTCCATGATGTCATCTTATGAACGCTCTATGATGTCTTACGAGCGGTCTATGATGTCCCCTATGGCTGAGCGCTCTATGATGTCAGCCTATGAGCGCTCCATGATGTCAGCCTATGAGCGCTCCATGATGTCTCCTATGGCTGAGCGCTCCATGATGTCAGCTTATGAGCGCTCCATGATGTCAGCTTATGAGCGCTCCATGATGTCCCCTATGGCTGATCGATCTATGATGTCCATGGGTGCTGACCGGTCTATGATGTCATCCTACTCTGCTGCTGACCGGTCTATGATGTCATCGTACTCTGCAGCTGACCGATCCATGATGTCATCTTATACTGATCGCTCAATGATGTCTATGGCAGCTGATTCTTACACTGATTCTTACACTGATACATATACAGAGGCATATATGGTGCCACCTTTGCCTCCTGAAGAGCCCCCAACAATGCCACCATTGCCACCTGAGGAACCACCAATGACACCACCATTGCCTCCTGAGGAACCACCAGAGGGTCCAGCATTATCTACTGAGCAGACAGCATTAACAGGTGAAAATACTTGGCCTACAGAGGTGTCAGCATTACCTCCTGAAGAGTCTGTATCACAGCCTACTGTGAGTCAAAGTGAAATTTCAGAGCCTTCAGCTGTACCTGCTAATTATTCAGTGTCAGCTTTAGAGCCCTCAGTGTTAGCATCAGAGTCTGCTGTGACTGTTCCAGAACCACCACGAGAACCAGAGTCTTCAGTTACATCAACACCTGTTGAGTCAACAATACtagcagaaaatgaaattattccaGAGAGACCAATGACTTGCATGCTGTCTGAAACTTCTGTGTCAACTGAACCAACTATGTTAACATCGGAGCCTCCTATTATGTCAGAAACCACAGAAACATTTGATTCCATGAGAGCTCCAGGACATGTTGCCTCAGGGGTATCTGTGTCCCTGCTGGGGCCAGCAGTAACTATTCCAGAGCCAACAGAGAGCATTCTGGAGCTGCCAACCATGGCTGTCCCAGAGCCTCCAGCCATGGCCGACCTAGAGCCTCCAGCTGTGGCCGGCCCAGAGCCTTCTGCTGTGGCTGTCCCAGAACCACCAGCTGTGGCTGAGCCAGAGCATGTTATCATTCCTGTGTCAGTTTCTGCCCTGGAGCCTACTGTGCCTGTCATGGAACCAGCAGTGTCAGTCCTTCAACCTGCTGTGGTTGTTTCAGAACCAAGTGTTGCTATCCAAGAATCTACTGTGACCATTTCAGAGCCTGCTGTCACTGTCCCAGAGCCGACTCAAATGATACCAGCTGAGATGGCATTAGAGCCTGCACCAATGATGGTGGAGTCTAGTATTATATCATCATATGTTACTAAAAGGATGAATTTACCATCTGGTGAACAAAATCTTACTCCAGATGTTGGCATGCAGGAGATTCCCCCATATTCAGGTGACCAGCCACATGCTGAAGGACACCTAAAATGTGACTCTTACGAAAGTGAACGTGGTGTAAATACAGACCTTACTATAAATAATCATTTGATTGCTAAAGAGGTAGAACATAACATAGTGTCTGCTGTTAGCACTGGTCTGGTTGTTGAAACTAGTGAAGAGAAAATTTTGCCTATCAATGAGACTAAACAATGTACAGTATTGGATACCTGCCCTGGTATTAGTGAAGCTGATGTAGGAGGAACTCTATCTTCTACTGGTCCTTTTGCTCTGGAATCTGATGTAATGGGAACTAGTAAGGGTATTGAGTTTGCTACAGAATGTGCTGTCAGTTCAGTTAATAACTATGATGTTGAAGTATCCTTAACTACTCAAGATACTGAACATGACATGGTAATTTCCACCAGCCCCAGTGGCGGTAGTGAAGCTGATATAGAGGGACCTTTGCCTGCTAAAGACATTCATCTTGATTTACCATTGGATAATCTTGGTAAGGATACAGAAGAACCATTATCTGTAAAAGACAGTGACCAGACATTTGAGATTGCTCTCAGCCCTAAAGAAAGCAGTGGGGAAGATAAAGAGGCACATCTCCCTACTAAAGAAATGATGTCTGATTCAGGATTTTCTGCCAGCATTGATGAAATTAATGAAGCAGACTTAGTGAGACCATTACTTCCTAAGGACATGGAACGTCTTACAAACCTGAGGGCTGGTATTGAAGGACCTTTACTTGCAAGTGAAGCTGAACGTGACAAATTGGCTGCCAGTCCAGTTGTAGTAAGTGTACCAGAAAGAGCATCAGAATCTTCTTCAGAGGAAAAAGATGACTATGAGATTTTTGTAAAAGTTAAGGACACAcatgaaaaaagcaagaaaaataagaacCGTGACAAAGgcgagaaagagaagaaaagagactcTTCATTAAGATCTCGGAGTAAGCGGTCCAAGTCTTCTGAACACAAGTCCCGCAAGCGTACCAGTGAGTCTCGTTCTAGGGCAAGAAAGAGATCATCTAAGTCAAAGTCTCATCGTTCTCAAACGCGGTCCCGGTCCCGTTCAAGACGTCGGAGAAGGAGCAGCAGGTCAAGATCAAAGTCTAGAGGAAGGCGATCTGTATCAAAAGAGAAGCGCAAAAGATCGCCAAAGCACAGATCCAAgtccagggaaagaaaaaggaaaagatcaaGTTCCCGGGATAACCGGAAAACAACAAGAGCTCGGAGTCGAACCCCAAGTCGTCGGAGTAGGAGTCATACTCCCAGTCGACGAAGAAGGTCCAGATCTGTAGGTAGGAGGAGGAGTTTTAGCATTTCTCCAAGCCGGCGTAGTCGCACACCCAGCCGGCGTAGTCGCACGCCCAGCCGCAGGAGCCGCACGCCCAGCCGCAGGAGCCGTACACCCAGCCGCAGGAGCCGCACCCCCAGCCGCAGGAGCCGTACACCCAGCCGCAGGAGAAGATCGAGGTCTGTGGTAAGAAGACGAAGTTTCAGTATCTCACCAGTCAGATTAAGACGATCAAGAACACCCTTGAGAAGAAGGTTTAGTAGATCTCCTATCCGCCGTAAAAGATCCAGATCTTCTGAAAGAGGCAGATCACCCAAACGTCTAACAGATTTGG ATAAGGCTCAATTACTTGAAATAGCCAAAGCTAACGCAGCTGCCATGTGTGCTAAGGCTGGTGTTCCTTTACCGCCAAATCTAAAGCCTGCACCTCCACCTACAATAGAAGAGAAAGTTGCTAAAAAGTCAGGAGGAGCTACTATAGAAGAACTAACTGAG aaatgcaaacagaTTGCACAGAGTAAAGAAGATGATGATGTAATAGTGAATAAACCTCATGTTTcggatgaagaggaagaagaacctCCTTTTTATCATCATCCCTTTAAACTCAGTGAACCCAAgcccatttttttcaatttaaat ATTGCTGCAGCAAAGCCAACTCCACCAAAAAGTCAGGTAACATTAACAAAGGAATTTCCTGTGTCATCTGGATCACAACACCGAAAAAAAGAAGCAGATAGTGTTTATGGAGAGTGGGTTCCTGTAGAGAAAAATGgtgaagaaaacaaagatgatGATAATGTTTTCAGCAGCAATTTGCCATCGGAG cCTGTGGACATCTCTACAGCGATGAGTGAGCGGGCACTTGCTCAGAAAAGACTCAGTGAGAACGCATTTGACCTCGAAGCCATGAGCATGTTAAATCGAGCTCAAGAACGG ATTGATGCCTGGGCTCAGCTGAATTCTATTCCTGGCCAGTTCACAGGAAGTACCGGAGTACAGGTTCTGACACAAGAACAGCTGGCCAATACTGGTGCCCAAGCCTGGATTAAAAAG